A window of the Electrophorus electricus isolate fEleEle1 chromosome 11, fEleEle1.pri, whole genome shotgun sequence genome harbors these coding sequences:
- the aimp1a gene encoding aminoacyl tRNA synthase complex-interacting multifunctional protein 1a codes for MFLGRSFFRMSGHTPSIVRLEQRAAEADHIIEYLKEQVQLLKQKAIVQATVREEKKLMVENAKLKKDIEELKRQLLEKERRRGVREVAMPAADSTIQCVSEHSAPEPPAPPPTTAPASAAKKTPLANDEAKKKVKQEKKEKQEKKAAAPQDEPKVDVSRLDLRVGRILLAQKHPDADSLYVEQVDVGEATPRTVVSGLVKHVPLEQMQNRMAVLLCNLKPAR; via the exons AT GTTCCTGGGGCGCTCTTTCTTCAGGATGTCTGGCCACACCCCCTCAATCGTGAGACTGGAACAGCGAGCGGCAGAGGCCGACCACATCATTGAGTACCTCAAGGAGCAAGTCCAGCTGCTGAAGCAAAAAGCCA ttGTGCAGGCCACTgtcagagaggagaagaaactGATGGTGGAGAATGCCAAGCTGAAGAAGGACATTGAGGAGCTGAAGAGGCAACTTCTGGAGAAGGAAAGACGAAGAGGAG tGAGAGAGGTGGCCATGCCAGCAGCAGACTCCACGATCCAGTGCGTCTCTGAGCACTCTGCACCAgagcctcctgctcctccacccaccactgcaCCTGCCTCCGCTGCTAAAAAGACTCCACTTGCCAATGATGAGGCCAAGAAGAAAgtgaaacaggagaaaaaag agaaacaggagaagaaGGCCGCCGCCCCCCAGGACGAGCCTAAGGTGGACGTGTCTCGGCTGGACCTGCGCGTGGGCCGCATCCTCTTGGCCCAGAAGCACCCCGACGCCGACAGCCTGTACGTGGAGCAGGTGGACGTGGGCGAGGCAACACCCCGCACCGTTGTCAGTGGCCTGGTTAAACACGTCCCCCTAGAGCAG ATGCAGAATCGCATGGCAGTGCTTCTGTGTAACCTGAAGCCGGCGAGATGA